GCGGGTCGGCGGTGGCGGCGATGATGCGGACCAGCTTGATGCCGCGCGCGGTCAGCGCGGCGACCAGGTCACGGCGTTCAGACATCGGCGCGGTCAGCACCAGCCCGGCCAGCCGCGAACGCTGCACCCAGTCGGCAAGCTCTTCGGCCAGCATCGGCGAACTGGAATCGCAGGGGTGGATCTGCAGCCCGAAGCCGGTCTCGCGGCACGCGGCCAGCACGCCGTTCTGCACACCGATGATGTGGTAAGGGTTGGGGTTGTCGTAGACCAGCCCGATCACCAGCGTGGTGCCGGTGCGCAGGTTGCGTGCGGCGGGATCGGGCTCGTAATCGAGTTCGGCGATGGCGCGCAGCACGCGCGCGCGCGTGGCCTGCATGACCGACGGTTCGTTGTTGATGACCCGCGAAACGGTCTTCAACGACACCTTGGCCCGTTCGGCGACATCCTTGATGGTCGCTCTACGCATGCTCTTTTCCTGGCTCACCGGTTGGGCGTCCATGATCGCCGATCACTGCCCGTCGCGGGGCAGCCCGACCCGGTGGCCGCGCAGGGAGTAGAACAGGATGTACAGGTAGCACGGCACCATCAGGCCCGCGAACACCCACTGGAAGTCGAAATGCTGCTTCAGCACGGCGAACGCCTGCGGGATGATCGCGCCACCGGCGATGGCCATCACCAGCAGCGCCGAGCCGGTTTCGGTGAAGCGGCCCAGGCCCCGGATCGCCAGCGGGAAGATCGCCGGCCACATCATGGCGTTGGCAAAGCCCAGCGCGGCCACGAAGCCCACCGACACATAGCCATGGGTGAACAGCGCACCGATGCAGAACAGCACGCCCAGGCTGGCCGAGATGCTCAGGTAACGCTGCTGCGAGACCAGGTGCGGGATCAGCGCGAGGCCGGCCAGGTAGCCCACCAGCATGGCGAACAGGGTGATGGAGGTGAACAGCTTGGTCTGGTCCAGTGGCAGGCCGAACCCGTGCCCGTAGGTGCCGATGGCATCACCGGCCATCACTTCCACGCCCACGTACACGAACAGGCACAGCACGCCCAGCCACAGGTGCGGGAACTGGAAGATGCTGCTGCGTTCGGCCAGGCCGGGCGCGCGCGCCGGGGTGGCGTTGGCTTCGGCGGTCTTGATTTCCGGCAGCGGCGAGAACAGCACGCCCACCGCCAGCACCACCAGCAGGCCGGCCATGGCCATGTACGGCATCTGGATCTTGGCCGCGAAGGTATCCAGCAGCGCGTTGCGGGTCACCGGGTCGGCGCTGGCCACCTGCTCGGACAGGTCACCGATGCCGTGCAGCACCAGGGTACCGATCAGGAACGGGGCGATCATGCCGGCGATCTTGTTGCAGATGCCCATCAGCGCGATGCGGCGCGCGGCGGTTTCGATCGGGCCCAGGATGCTGATGTACGGGTTCACCGCCGTCTGCAGCAGGGCCAGGCCGCTGCCGATGATGAACAGGCCGCTGAGCGCACCGGGATACCAGCGCTGCTGCGCGAAGTGCGCGAACACCACCGCACCGGCGGCCATCACCAGCAGGCTCAGGCTCAGGCCCTTCTTCATGCCGGTGCGCTTGAGGATCCAGGAGGCCGGCAGCGCCAGGAAGAAGTAGGACAGGTAGAACACCATCAGCACCAGGAAGGCGCCGACCTCGTCCAGTTCAAAGGCCAGTTTGACGAAGGTGATCAGCGGGCCATTGAGCCAGGTGAAGAAACCGATCAGGAAGAACAGCACGCCGATGATGAGGATCGAAGTGGCCACGCTCGAACGCGCGGTAGCAGCAGGCACGGCAGACATCTGGAGGGCTCCTGCATCGACGGCACGCGGGCGGCGTCGGAAGAGTGGCTGGGAACAACGTTGTCACATTTATTCGATGGGCCACCCGGCTTTGTCAACAATTGGTTTCCGCGCAGATCGGGGAAAACCGCATGCTGCAGCTGCACAGAAACCCCGCAACGCCCCGCTGCGCCTTCACACAGCCCCTGATTGCAACGGCTTTACGAAATCTTGACGGGAGTGGACTGAAAACGTTTTCTTGTGACGCAGGTCGCTGCGCCGCAGCATCGAAAGTGTGAGGTTGTCGTTGACATCGTTGTCAGAACGATTACAGACTCCGCTCAATCGCCGGGGTCCAGACCTGGCCGTACGTATCCCAAGGGAGCCCGTGTGACCGCAGCCGC
This is a stretch of genomic DNA from Stenotrophomonas rhizophila. It encodes these proteins:
- a CDS encoding sugar MFS transporter; amino-acid sequence: MSAVPAATARSSVATSILIIGVLFFLIGFFTWLNGPLITFVKLAFELDEVGAFLVLMVFYLSYFFLALPASWILKRTGMKKGLSLSLLVMAAGAVVFAHFAQQRWYPGALSGLFIIGSGLALLQTAVNPYISILGPIETAARRIALMGICNKIAGMIAPFLIGTLVLHGIGDLSEQVASADPVTRNALLDTFAAKIQMPYMAMAGLLVVLAVGVLFSPLPEIKTAEANATPARAPGLAERSSIFQFPHLWLGVLCLFVYVGVEVMAGDAIGTYGHGFGLPLDQTKLFTSITLFAMLVGYLAGLALIPHLVSQQRYLSISASLGVLFCIGALFTHGYVSVGFVAALGFANAMMWPAIFPLAIRGLGRFTETGSALLVMAIAGGAIIPQAFAVLKQHFDFQWVFAGLMVPCYLYILFYSLRGHRVGLPRDGQ